Proteins encoded by one window of Acuticoccus sp. MNP-M23:
- a CDS encoding gamma-glutamyltransferase family protein yields MNFSQRNLYPSQRSTNFGRAAVATSEPLATAAGLEVMAQGGNAVDAAIATAATLTITEPTSNGLGADTFALVWDGTAVHGLNASGRAPAAWTLDRFSGIDTMPTRGWDVVTVPGAVSAWVALCERFGTRSLADLMAPAARYAREGFPVAPVTAANWAAQADLVPHENGFAANFLPGGRAPAAGEVFRLPGAADALDLIGESNGWAFYRGAIAEEIVAQSQAGGGAHTMEDFAAHRADWVDPLTVDAHGLTIHQIPPNGQGIAVLIALGIMDRLDLGDEPDSVRALHLQIEAVKLALADLHAHVADPGSMQLTSADLLDPAYLDARAKLVDPGKAGAPETGKPLKGGTVILTTADPSGMMVSLIQSNYEGFGSGCVTPRYQVSLQNRGAAFSLDPASPNCVAPGKRPFHTIIPGFATKDGAPFMAYGVMGGPIQAQGQAQLVTRIARFGQGVQTAIDAPRFRVLSGREVAIEDHMPAETLEGLRALGHEVVAEAPNVAFGFGGAQAIVRHGAVYAAGSDPRKDGMALVR; encoded by the coding sequence ATGAACTTCTCGCAACGCAACCTGTACCCCAGCCAGCGCTCCACCAATTTCGGGCGGGCGGCGGTGGCCACCTCCGAGCCGCTGGCCACTGCGGCTGGCCTTGAGGTGATGGCGCAAGGTGGCAACGCAGTCGACGCAGCCATTGCAACCGCCGCCACGCTGACAATCACCGAGCCCACCAGCAACGGCCTTGGGGCCGACACCTTCGCTCTGGTGTGGGACGGGACGGCGGTACACGGCCTCAACGCCTCCGGGCGGGCGCCGGCCGCATGGACGCTGGATCGCTTCAGTGGGATTGACACGATGCCGACCCGCGGGTGGGATGTGGTGACCGTGCCCGGCGCCGTCTCCGCCTGGGTGGCGCTTTGCGAGCGGTTCGGCACCAGAAGCCTTGCCGATCTGATGGCGCCCGCGGCCCGCTACGCCCGCGAAGGGTTCCCCGTTGCGCCGGTGACGGCCGCAAACTGGGCAGCGCAGGCCGATCTGGTGCCGCACGAGAACGGGTTTGCCGCCAACTTCCTGCCGGGTGGCCGCGCTCCCGCGGCGGGCGAAGTGTTCCGCTTGCCCGGCGCGGCGGATGCGCTGGACCTCATTGGCGAGAGCAATGGCTGGGCGTTCTATCGCGGTGCAATTGCCGAGGAGATTGTCGCCCAGTCGCAGGCGGGCGGCGGGGCGCACACCATGGAAGACTTTGCCGCCCACCGCGCGGACTGGGTCGACCCGCTGACCGTGGATGCGCACGGCCTCACCATCCACCAGATCCCGCCGAACGGGCAGGGGATTGCGGTGCTGATCGCGCTTGGCATCATGGACCGGCTCGACCTTGGCGACGAGCCGGACAGCGTGCGTGCCCTCCATCTCCAGATCGAGGCGGTGAAGCTGGCGCTGGCGGATCTCCACGCGCACGTTGCGGACCCCGGCTCGATGCAGCTCACGTCGGCGGATCTCCTCGATCCGGCCTACCTTGATGCGCGCGCAAAACTGGTCGATCCCGGCAAGGCCGGCGCGCCCGAAACCGGCAAGCCGCTGAAGGGTGGCACGGTCATCCTGACGACGGCGGACCCCTCGGGCATGATGGTATCGCTCATCCAGTCCAACTACGAGGGATTCGGCTCCGGCTGCGTCACGCCGCGCTATCAGGTGAGCTTGCAGAACAGGGGCGCAGCGTTCTCCCTCGATCCGGCGAGCCCCAACTGCGTTGCGCCGGGCAAGCGGCCCTTCCACACCATCATTCCGGGTTTCGCCACAAAGGATGGCGCGCCGTTCATGGCGTATGGGGTGATGGGCGGGCCGATCCAGGCGCAGGGGCAGGCGCAGCTTGTGACGCGGATCGCAAGGTTCGGGCAGGGCGTCCAGACGGCGATCGACGCACCGCGTTTCCGGGTGCTGAGCGGCCGTGAGGTGGCAATCGAGGACCACATGCCGGCAGAGACCCTGGAAGGGCTCCGGGCGCTGGGGCACGAGGTTGTGGCGGAGGCGCCCAATGTGGCGTTCGGCTTTGGCGGCGCGCAGGCCATCGTGCGGCACGGCGCGGTGTATGCGGCAGGGTCGGACCCGCGCAAGGACGGTATGGCGCTGGTGCGCTGA
- a CDS encoding sugar ABC transporter permease, translating to MTKISARQSSAAETAPVDETADYYRESPWYPYALIAPTMVTLTVVALLPFLYMGWISLHEARYGQIGDFAGFSNFMTLLGDARFWNSMKVAGLFVAIAVPIEFMLGLVGALVLSQNIRFRNVLVPFLFIPSMMAPIIVGLVWKTMLAGSWGFFSYNILERFGILSGTSVFASPDLALYGLIFVDVWQWTPFMVLTFFAGMQALPASPFRAAQVDGANPVQIFFRLTLPMLAPLLFVIGLLRLIDAFKIYDTIYILTNGGPGITTESPSVLGYKYTFDFWEIGTASALAVVIWIIFFAFCNIFYQIAKRRLNVF from the coding sequence ATGACCAAGATTTCCGCCCGGCAAAGCAGTGCCGCCGAAACCGCTCCGGTGGATGAGACAGCCGACTACTACCGGGAGAGCCCGTGGTATCCGTATGCCCTGATTGCGCCGACCATGGTGACACTCACCGTCGTTGCCCTGCTCCCGTTCCTCTACATGGGCTGGATCAGCCTGCACGAGGCCCGCTACGGCCAGATCGGCGATTTCGCCGGCTTCTCCAATTTCATGACCCTGCTCGGCGATGCGCGGTTCTGGAACTCGATGAAGGTTGCCGGCCTCTTCGTCGCCATCGCCGTCCCGATCGAATTCATGCTGGGTCTCGTCGGCGCGCTCGTCCTGTCCCAGAACATCCGCTTTCGCAATGTGCTGGTCCCGTTCCTGTTCATCCCGTCGATGATGGCGCCGATTATCGTCGGCCTGGTCTGGAAAACCATGCTGGCGGGGTCCTGGGGTTTCTTCTCCTACAACATCCTCGAACGCTTCGGGATCTTGTCCGGCACCTCGGTGTTCGCCTCGCCGGATCTTGCGCTTTACGGGTTGATCTTCGTCGACGTCTGGCAATGGACGCCGTTCATGGTGCTGACGTTCTTTGCCGGAATGCAGGCTCTGCCGGCCAGCCCGTTCCGCGCGGCCCAGGTCGATGGCGCCAACCCGGTGCAGATCTTCTTTCGCCTGACACTGCCGATGCTGGCGCCGCTGCTCTTCGTCATCGGGCTCTTGCGGCTGATCGATGCCTTCAAGATCTATGACACGATCTACATCCTGACCAATGGCGGCCCCGGCATCACCACCGAAAGCCCATCGGTCCTCGGCTACAAATACACGTTCGACTTCTGGGAGATCGGCACTGCCTCGGCGCTGGCCGTCGTCATCTGGATCATCTTCTTCGCGTTCTGCAATATCTTTTATCAGATCGCGAAGCGCCGGCTGAACGTGTTCTGA
- a CDS encoding DEAD/DEAH box helicase translates to MFKDLGLSPKVLSAVEAAGYSQPTPIQAEAIPHALEKRDVLGLAQTGTGKTASFVLPMLSLLERGRARARMPRTLILEPTRELAAQVAESFEKYGANHKLTVALLIGGVSFGDQNRKIDRGADVVIATPGRLMDHMERGKLLLQQIEILVVDEADRMLDMGFIPDIEKICKQLPVTRQTLFFSATMPKEIQSLVDRFLHNPVRVEVSKTSSAAETVEQAFVKSGSAASEKRETLRRLLKAETELTNGIIFCNRKRDIGTLFRSLERHGFSVGALHGDMDQRSRMATLDGFKKNQITLLVASDVAARGLDIPEVSHVFNYDVPHNSEDYVHRIGRTGRAGRSGKAFTIAAPKEDAKLIAGIEEMLSLKVPWLDEPEDVAAAAVPAPASSETPAREERAKRPPRTRSRKRTAETETVEAAPEAEAPAAAPAETPAEASAPEPSPKPKTQGRGRRKPEAPKEQPVEQARPQPQAQAEPAQKSDTNRNSRRGNRRQDDDGDSRVPFEKTPYVPAFLLRPFHVRRDSGKDTAE, encoded by the coding sequence ATGTTCAAAGACCTCGGCCTCAGCCCCAAGGTGCTGAGTGCCGTAGAAGCCGCAGGCTATAGCCAACCGACGCCAATTCAGGCGGAGGCGATTCCGCACGCCCTCGAAAAGCGGGACGTGCTGGGCCTTGCCCAGACCGGGACGGGCAAGACTGCCTCGTTCGTGCTGCCGATGCTCTCGCTGCTGGAGCGCGGCCGCGCTCGCGCGCGGATGCCGCGCACGCTCATTCTGGAGCCCACCCGCGAACTGGCCGCACAGGTGGCCGAAAGCTTCGAGAAGTACGGCGCCAACCACAAGCTCACCGTGGCGCTGCTGATCGGCGGCGTTTCGTTCGGCGACCAGAACCGCAAGATCGACCGCGGCGCCGACGTGGTGATCGCCACCCCCGGCCGCCTGATGGACCACATGGAGCGCGGCAAGCTGCTGCTCCAGCAGATCGAGATCCTGGTGGTCGACGAGGCCGACCGGATGCTCGACATGGGCTTCATTCCGGACATCGAGAAGATCTGCAAGCAGCTCCCGGTCACGCGCCAGACCCTGTTCTTCTCGGCGACGATGCCGAAGGAGATCCAGTCGCTGGTTGACCGCTTCCTCCACAATCCTGTGCGCGTGGAAGTATCGAAAACCTCCTCCGCGGCAGAAACCGTCGAGCAGGCGTTCGTGAAGTCCGGCAGCGCCGCGTCCGAGAAGCGCGAGACGCTGCGCCGCCTCCTGAAGGCCGAAACCGAGCTCACCAACGGCATCATCTTCTGCAACCGCAAGCGCGACATCGGCACCCTGTTCCGCTCGCTGGAGCGGCACGGCTTCTCCGTCGGCGCCCTCCACGGCGACATGGACCAGCGCTCGCGCATGGCGACGCTGGACGGGTTCAAGAAGAACCAGATCACGCTCCTGGTCGCGTCCGACGTGGCGGCCCGCGGCCTCGACATTCCGGAAGTCAGCCACGTCTTCAACTATGACGTGCCGCACAATTCGGAGGATTACGTCCACCGCATCGGCCGCACGGGCCGTGCCGGCCGCTCCGGCAAGGCGTTCACCATTGCCGCGCCGAAGGAAGACGCCAAGCTGATCGCCGGCATCGAAGAGATGCTGAGCCTGAAGGTGCCGTGGCTGGACGAGCCGGAAGATGTTGCCGCCGCCGCAGTTCCGGCGCCCGCGTCCAGCGAGACGCCTGCCCGCGAAGAGCGCGCCAAGCGGCCGCCGCGCACTCGGTCGCGCAAGCGCACCGCCGAGACGGAAACCGTCGAAGCCGCGCCGGAAGCAGAAGCCCCCGCCGCTGCGCCGGCAGAGACGCCCGCTGAAGCGTCGGCACCCGAACCGTCCCCGAAGCCGAAGACGCAAGGGCGTGGACGGCGGAAACCGGAAGCGCCGAAAGAGCAGCCGGTGGAGCAGGCCCGGCCGCAACCGCAGGCACAAGCCGAACCCGCGCAAAAGTCGGATACGAACCGCAATTCCCGCCGTGGCAACCGCCGGCAGGACGACGACGGCGACAGCCGCGTGCCCTTCGAGAAGACGCCCTACGTCCCGGCGTTTCTGCTGCGCCCGTTCCATGTGCGCCGCGACAGCGGCAAGGATACGGCCGAATAG
- a CDS encoding extracellular solute-binding protein translates to MNLKMGCAAGLSAVALVAAGPAFAWTYEEAAAPYKGVEISILDEVTPLQEQFADIVPQFEEETGIKVNYQLMNHFEVINRGQADMLSGRGEYDAVMAHSLQVGLLMDAGVLLPIEDFVKDEKLVNPEFDVDDLIDPAFKSLAYLDDTLYSFLNWNYNMVYWGRNDLLTHPDEQAAFEEKYGYKLAPATTFQQLHDIAEFFTRPAGETLAGETLDSDFYGIVMEGMNGGGTYVPVWQIFIKNSGGDIFDADGHPTFDTPEVIAGLKMYGDLWAFSPPGQAEYSLIDVPTVMGNGIAAQSIAYSDFVLGIDREGASALHGQFVYGAPPTHEGNEAYHSAGEPSAYFISRHSDNPEATFLFLQWAAEKKTQEALLSSGVGVPVRDGSWAELMTKGKELSGLYDAMKASMAGIEATPKAPRWAQISDAMNRVFQQVGLGQLTAEEAAAQLQQDVTAICDPCLIQ, encoded by the coding sequence GTGAATCTGAAAATGGGCTGTGCTGCGGGTCTGAGCGCGGTGGCGCTGGTCGCCGCCGGGCCGGCTTTCGCCTGGACCTATGAAGAAGCCGCCGCGCCCTACAAGGGTGTCGAGATCAGCATTCTCGACGAGGTGACGCCGCTGCAGGAGCAGTTTGCCGACATCGTGCCGCAGTTCGAGGAAGAGACCGGCATCAAGGTCAACTATCAGCTGATGAACCATTTCGAGGTCATCAACCGCGGCCAGGCGGACATGCTGTCCGGCCGGGGCGAGTATGACGCCGTGATGGCGCACAGTCTGCAAGTGGGGCTCCTGATGGACGCGGGCGTTCTGTTGCCCATCGAAGATTTCGTGAAAGACGAGAAGCTCGTCAATCCGGAGTTCGACGTTGACGACCTGATCGACCCGGCATTTAAGTCGCTCGCCTATCTGGACGACACGCTCTATTCGTTCCTCAACTGGAATTACAACATGGTCTACTGGGGCCGGAACGATCTTCTGACCCACCCGGACGAGCAGGCCGCCTTCGAAGAGAAATACGGCTACAAGCTCGCCCCCGCGACCACGTTCCAGCAGCTCCACGACATCGCCGAGTTCTTTACCCGTCCGGCCGGCGAAACGCTGGCTGGCGAGACCCTGGACAGCGATTTCTACGGGATCGTCATGGAGGGCATGAATGGCGGCGGCACCTACGTGCCGGTCTGGCAGATCTTCATCAAGAATTCCGGCGGCGACATCTTCGATGCCGATGGCCATCCGACATTCGACACGCCCGAAGTGATTGCCGGGCTCAAGATGTACGGCGATCTGTGGGCGTTCTCACCGCCGGGACAGGCGGAATACTCGCTGATCGACGTTCCCACCGTCATGGGCAACGGGATCGCGGCACAGTCGATCGCCTATTCCGACTTCGTGCTGGGGATCGACCGCGAGGGCGCCTCCGCCCTCCACGGCCAGTTCGTCTACGGGGCACCGCCGACCCATGAGGGCAACGAGGCTTATCACAGCGCAGGCGAGCCCTCCGCCTATTTCATCTCCCGCCACAGTGACAATCCGGAGGCAACCTTCCTCTTCCTGCAATGGGCGGCAGAGAAGAAGACGCAGGAAGCGCTCCTGTCCAGCGGTGTCGGCGTGCCGGTCCGCGACGGGTCATGGGCCGAGCTGATGACCAAGGGCAAAGAGCTGAGCGGCCTTTACGACGCGATGAAGGCAAGCATGGCCGGCATTGAGGCGACGCCGAAAGCGCCGCGTTGGGCGCAGATCTCGGACGCGATGAACCGGGTGTTCCAGCAGGTCGGCCTCGGCCAGCTCACGGCTGAAGAAGCGGCCGCGCAACTGCAGCAGGACGTCACCGCAATCTGCGATCCCTGCCTCATCCAGTAA
- a CDS encoding SUF system Fe-S cluster assembly protein, with protein sequence MDAVAENAKVDAVAEAEESAIPTEELDRITNDIVAALKTVYDPEIPVDIYELGLIYRVDIEDDRSIKVDMTLTAPGCPVAGEMPGWVENAIGTVEGIAGVEVNMVFDPPWDPSRMSDEARVALDMF encoded by the coding sequence ATGGATGCCGTCGCCGAGAACGCAAAGGTGGATGCCGTCGCCGAGGCCGAAGAATCGGCCATCCCGACGGAGGAGCTGGACCGGATCACCAACGATATCGTCGCTGCACTGAAGACCGTGTACGACCCGGAAATCCCGGTCGATATCTACGAACTGGGCCTGATCTACCGTGTCGACATCGAGGACGACCGCTCGATCAAGGTGGACATGACACTCACCGCGCCAGGTTGCCCGGTTGCCGGCGAAATGCCGGGCTGGGTGGAAAATGCGATCGGTACCGTCGAGGGAATTGCCGGCGTCGAGGTCAACATGGTGTTCGATCCCCCATGGGATCCGTCACGCATGTCCGACGAGGCCCGTGTCGCCCTCGACATGTTCTAG
- a CDS encoding carbohydrate ABC transporter permease translates to MQNSKSRSLLFTTITVVYAMLILFPVFWMWSYAFKSEADMFARPTVWLFTPTLEHFDYMIENGFHHYLINSLIVSAASTVLVVIIGTPAAYAFARYRSMKLRDDLFLFVLATRMAPPVCLVIPYYLLYSKFDLLDTYLGLIIVYLTFNLSFYVWVLSSFCRDLPLELEEAARTEGYSRIGAFVKVLLPLLRSGITATAVLCFIFAWNEFMYAFLLGGQTVKTLPVGIPSLITTQGVRWGEMAIIGMVGTIPVMIVVFFLQKHIVRGLTMGAVKG, encoded by the coding sequence ATGCAAAATTCCAAATCCCGCAGCCTGCTGTTCACGACCATCACCGTCGTCTACGCGATGCTGATCCTGTTTCCGGTCTTCTGGATGTGGAGCTACGCCTTCAAGAGCGAGGCGGACATGTTCGCGCGCCCGACGGTCTGGCTGTTCACCCCGACGCTAGAGCATTTCGACTACATGATCGAAAACGGGTTCCACCACTATCTGATCAACTCGCTGATCGTCTCGGCGGCGTCGACCGTGCTGGTGGTCATCATCGGCACGCCTGCGGCCTATGCCTTCGCCCGCTACCGGAGCATGAAACTGCGCGATGACCTGTTCCTGTTCGTCCTCGCGACCCGGATGGCGCCTCCGGTCTGCCTCGTGATCCCGTATTATCTGCTCTATTCGAAGTTTGACCTTCTCGACACGTATCTCGGCCTCATCATCGTCTACCTGACGTTCAACCTCTCCTTCTACGTCTGGGTCCTGTCGAGCTTCTGCCGGGATCTGCCGTTGGAGCTGGAGGAGGCGGCCCGGACGGAAGGCTATTCACGCATCGGCGCCTTCGTGAAGGTGCTCCTGCCGCTTCTGCGCTCCGGCATCACCGCGACGGCAGTGCTGTGCTTCATCTTCGCGTGGAACGAGTTCATGTACGCGTTCCTCCTTGGCGGCCAGACGGTTAAAACGCTGCCCGTCGGCATCCCCTCGCTGATCACCACCCAGGGGGTCCGCTGGGGCGAAATGGCCATCATCGGCATGGTCGGGACGATCCCCGTCATGATCGTCGTCTTCTTCCTGCAAAAACACATCGTCCGCGGCCTCACCATGGGCGCGGTAAAAGGCTGA
- a CDS encoding ABC transporter ATP-binding protein, whose translation MSIALEGLVKDYGDFIAVRGVDLHCETGQMLGLLGPSGCGKSTTLKMIAGIEDVTAGRILFSGREVQALPPGARNIAMVFEDYALYAHLSVFENIAFPLRVTHRPKAEIAKRVGAILKLLRLEDIQHDRVRKLSGGAQQRVSIGRALVRKPEVILFDEPLSHLDADQKVQLRSEIKRLQQLQGLTSILVTHDQTEAIAMCDVIAVMNNGALEQVAAPQTLYDTPANTFVAQFIGEPPMNLLDARIERTAGGVVIDGPGWRLPITDRHPVLQSMPGRDVTLGLRPEAFWLKGSAGPDTATSLTGAVRFREHRGDTDVLLVALDDTPDGAEEIQIFADVPGPSALREGDRVCLSFDDSKISVFDRESGRNLELDAVAGVEIAA comes from the coding sequence ATGAGCATCGCGCTTGAAGGGCTGGTCAAGGATTATGGCGACTTCATCGCGGTGCGCGGCGTCGACCTCCATTGCGAGACCGGCCAGATGCTGGGGCTACTCGGCCCGTCCGGATGCGGAAAAAGCACGACGCTGAAGATGATTGCCGGGATCGAGGATGTGACCGCGGGCCGGATCCTGTTTTCCGGGCGCGAGGTGCAGGCCCTGCCGCCGGGCGCCCGCAACATCGCGATGGTGTTCGAGGATTACGCCCTCTACGCGCATCTCTCTGTCTTCGAGAATATCGCGTTTCCGCTCCGGGTCACTCACCGGCCCAAGGCTGAAATTGCCAAGCGGGTGGGGGCAATTCTCAAGCTGCTCCGCCTGGAAGACATCCAGCACGACCGGGTGCGCAAATTGTCCGGCGGGGCGCAGCAGCGCGTGTCGATCGGCCGGGCGCTCGTGCGCAAGCCCGAAGTGATCCTGTTCGACGAGCCGCTCAGCCATCTCGACGCCGATCAGAAGGTGCAGCTGCGCTCTGAGATCAAGCGCTTGCAGCAGCTTCAGGGCCTGACTTCGATCCTTGTCACCCATGATCAGACCGAGGCGATCGCGATGTGCGACGTCATTGCGGTAATGAACAACGGCGCGCTGGAGCAGGTGGCTGCCCCGCAGACGCTATACGACACGCCGGCAAACACCTTCGTGGCGCAATTCATCGGCGAGCCGCCGATGAACCTCCTCGATGCCCGGATCGAACGGACCGCCGGAGGGGTGGTGATTGACGGGCCGGGCTGGCGGCTGCCGATCACGGACCGCCATCCCGTGCTGCAATCGATGCCCGGTCGGGACGTGACGCTCGGCCTGCGGCCCGAAGCCTTCTGGCTGAAGGGCAGCGCGGGCCCCGACACGGCCACGAGTTTGACCGGTGCGGTGCGCTTTCGCGAACACCGGGGCGATACCGATGTGCTGCTGGTCGCGCTGGACGACACCCCGGACGGTGCCGAGGAAATCCAGATTTTTGCCGACGTCCCCGGTCCGAGCGCTCTGCGGGAGGGGGACAGGGTCTGCCTGAGCTTCGACGACAGCAAGATCAGCGTCTTCGACCGGGAGAGCGGACGCAATCTGGAGCTGGACGCTGTGGCGGGCGTGGAGATCGCGGCATGA
- a CDS encoding cysteine desulfurase → MDAALRSFDIEKVRADFPIFKQEIHGKPLTYLDSAASSQKPQAVLDRIVKAYGEDYSNVHRGLHTLANRSTEAYEGAREIVRAHLNAPSAEEVIFTRSSTEAINLVAQAYLRPLIEPGDEIVLSVMEHHSNIVPWHQLREEKGAVLKWVELTEDGSLDMDGLEAALSERTRLVAVVHMSNVLGTVNPVAEIARLAHDKGAVVMVDGSQSAAHGRVDVQALDCDFFACTGHKIYGPSGIGALYGRRSLLEAMPPFMGGGEMIASVGRDTITYAGLPNRFEPGTPPIVQAIGLGAAIEYANGVGWDAIHAHEMDLRDYARERLRGINALTLYGDAPGKGAVFAFNLEGAHPHDVATILDREGVAVRAGSHCAEPLMTYFGVNASCRASFAMYNTRDDVDRLAAAIEKSHRFFA, encoded by the coding sequence ATGGATGCCGCGTTGCGCAGCTTCGACATTGAGAAGGTCCGTGCCGACTTCCCGATCTTCAAGCAGGAGATTCACGGCAAGCCGCTGACCTACCTCGACAGTGCAGCGTCGTCGCAGAAGCCGCAGGCGGTGCTGGACCGCATCGTGAAGGCCTACGGCGAGGATTATTCCAACGTCCACCGGGGCCTGCACACGCTCGCCAACCGCTCCACCGAGGCCTACGAAGGCGCGCGCGAGATCGTCCGCGCGCACCTCAATGCGCCGAGTGCGGAGGAGGTGATCTTCACCCGCTCCTCAACCGAGGCGATCAACCTCGTGGCGCAGGCCTACCTGCGGCCGCTGATCGAGCCGGGCGACGAGATCGTGCTTTCCGTCATGGAGCACCATTCCAACATCGTTCCCTGGCACCAGCTGCGCGAGGAGAAGGGCGCTGTCCTCAAGTGGGTCGAACTCACCGAGGACGGCTCGCTCGACATGGACGGGCTGGAGGCGGCGCTTTCGGAGCGCACCAGGCTCGTTGCCGTCGTCCACATGTCCAACGTGCTCGGAACCGTGAACCCGGTTGCCGAAATCGCGCGCCTTGCCCACGACAAGGGCGCGGTGGTGATGGTCGACGGCTCCCAGTCCGCCGCCCATGGCAGGGTCGACGTTCAGGCGCTGGATTGCGACTTCTTCGCCTGCACCGGGCACAAGATCTATGGCCCCAGCGGCATTGGCGCCCTCTATGGCCGCCGGTCGCTCCTTGAGGCGATGCCGCCCTTCATGGGCGGCGGGGAAATGATCGCCTCCGTCGGCCGCGACACCATCACCTATGCGGGCCTGCCCAACCGCTTCGAACCCGGCACGCCGCCCATCGTGCAGGCCATCGGCCTTGGCGCTGCCATCGAATACGCCAACGGCGTCGGCTGGGATGCGATCCATGCCCATGAGATGGACCTGCGCGATTATGCGCGCGAGCGGCTGCGCGGCATCAATGCCCTCACGCTGTACGGCGATGCGCCGGGCAAGGGTGCAGTCTTCGCGTTCAATCTCGAGGGCGCGCACCCGCACGACGTTGCCACCATCCTCGACCGTGAGGGCGTGGCCGTGCGGGCAGGCTCCCACTGCGCCGAACCGCTGATGACATATTTTGGCGTGAACGCATCCTGCCGGGCTTCGTTTGCCATGTACAATACGAGGGATGACGTGGACCGCCTTGCAGCGGCGATCGAAAAATCCCATAGATTCTTTGCGTAA
- a CDS encoding ABC transporter ATP-binding protein: protein MIHDGLHLRGLTRRYGNSVQIGPLDLDIAPGEIVALTGPSGSGKSTTCRMISGLERPDAGAVTLGGRNIARLSVPQRGAAHMFESYALYSHLNVAQNVAFPLKAPSRPKLNAAEIEARADALLEVAQIAHLKHRKPGELSGGQKQRVALCRCLVQDAAIYLLDEPISHLDAKLRNELRGWIRRRQTGRDVPTLWFTPDAMEALSVADRVAVIIDGEIAQFGTPEEIYFNPATPDVARLVGDPAMNLIEGRLESRDEGAMAFAARGIDLMLNGELAARARAEGPRDVVLGIRPSAMQIGGEDAKIEVYSWEPFGKYSIITAMLDGTMVRMKTPRLDRFDANAVLNIAIDHQGVVLFDGATRRAI from the coding sequence ATGATCCACGACGGGCTCCATCTTCGCGGGCTGACGCGGCGCTATGGCAATTCGGTCCAGATCGGGCCGCTGGATCTGGATATCGCCCCCGGTGAGATCGTCGCGCTGACAGGCCCTTCCGGTTCGGGCAAATCGACCACCTGCCGGATGATCAGCGGGCTTGAGCGTCCCGATGCCGGCGCCGTGACGCTGGGTGGCAGGAACATTGCCAGGCTCTCCGTCCCGCAGCGGGGCGCCGCGCACATGTTCGAATCCTACGCGCTCTATTCGCATCTGAACGTCGCCCAGAACGTCGCCTTTCCGTTGAAGGCCCCGAGCCGCCCCAAGCTCAACGCCGCCGAGATCGAGGCGCGTGCCGACGCCCTTCTGGAAGTTGCGCAGATTGCGCATCTGAAGCATCGCAAACCCGGCGAATTGTCCGGCGGACAGAAGCAGCGGGTCGCGCTTTGCCGCTGCCTTGTGCAGGACGCCGCGATCTACCTTCTGGACGAGCCGATCTCGCACCTCGACGCCAAACTCAGGAACGAGCTGCGCGGCTGGATCCGGCGCAGGCAGACCGGGCGCGATGTGCCGACGCTGTGGTTCACGCCCGATGCGATGGAAGCGCTTTCCGTGGCCGACCGCGTGGCGGTGATCATCGACGGCGAGATCGCGCAGTTCGGCACGCCCGAGGAGATCTATTTCAACCCCGCAACGCCGGACGTCGCGCGTCTTGTCGGTGATCCGGCAATGAACCTGATCGAAGGCCGGCTGGAAAGCCGGGACGAGGGCGCGATGGCATTTGCGGCGCGCGGGATCGACCTGATGCTGAACGGCGAGCTGGCGGCGCGCGCCCGCGCTGAGGGCCCGCGGGATGTGGTGCTCGGCATCCGTCCCTCCGCCATGCAGATCGGCGGCGAGGACGCGAAGATCGAGGTCTATTCCTGGGAGCCCTTCGGCAAATACTCGATCATCACCGCCATGCTCGACGGGACCATGGTCCGGATGAAGACGCCGCGGCTCGACCGGTTCGACGCGAACGCGGTTCTCAACATCGCCATCGACCATCAGGGCGTCGTGCTGTTCGACGGCGCGACGCGGCGGGCCATCTGA
- a CDS encoding iron-sulfur cluster assembly accessory protein, with amino-acid sequence MPRPAVMTLSDEAVNRVCEIMSAQEPPLAGLKVGIKKGGCAGMEYTMAAVAEVDPKDEVVERDGARVFVDKMATLYLLGSRMDYEVTKFRAGFVFQNPNQVSACGCGESVELKAAG; translated from the coding sequence ATGCCCCGTCCCGCCGTGATGACGTTGAGCGATGAAGCCGTGAACCGGGTTTGCGAAATAATGTCCGCGCAGGAGCCGCCGCTCGCCGGCCTGAAGGTCGGCATCAAGAAGGGCGGTTGTGCGGGAATGGAGTACACCATGGCCGCCGTTGCCGAGGTCGACCCCAAGGACGAGGTGGTCGAGCGGGACGGCGCCCGCGTGTTCGTCGACAAGATGGCGACGCTTTATCTGCTCGGTTCGCGCATGGACTACGAGGTCACGAAATTCCGCGCCGGCTTCGTCTTCCAGAACCCCAATCAGGTGTCCGCCTGCGGCTGCGGCGAATCGGTCGAACTGAAGGCCGCTGGCTGA